A window of Candidatus Dojkabacteria bacterium contains these coding sequences:
- a CDS encoding SufD family Fe-S cluster assembly protein yields the protein MKEKDTKKQQQIDFDKLLQEKSIEIEVKESTDFLIMQKLDLNNEQPELLQLRFLFAKQNVSSDIFIRLVLVGMTKIDLRVVIFAPNAISGISSKLDMRALMLSEDSSIQFVPTLEIDEKEVSVDHKSAIGRPDRAMLQYMLSRGVNEKAAIGLIADAYLRL from the coding sequence GTGAAGGAAAAGGACACCAAAAAACAGCAGCAAATTGATTTCGATAAGCTTCTTCAGGAGAAAAGCATCGAAATCGAGGTAAAGGAGAGCACAGATTTCCTAATTATGCAGAAGCTAGATCTTAACAATGAGCAGCCTGAGCTACTTCAGTTACGGTTTCTATTCGCTAAGCAGAATGTCAGCTCAGATATATTTATTAGGCTTGTGCTTGTCGGTATGACCAAGATCGACCTGCGGGTAGTTATATTTGCCCCAAATGCAATAAGCGGCATCTCCTCGAAGCTTGATATGAGGGCACTTATGCTGAGTGAGGATTCTTCAATACAGTTTGTGCCTACGCTTGAAATAGATGAAAAAGAGGTGTCGGTGGATCATAAATCAGCGATTGGTCGTCCGGATAGGGCGATGCTGCAATATATGCTATCCAGAGGTGTAAATGAGAAGGCGGCAATAGGCTTAATTGCTGATGCTTACCTACGTTTGTAG
- a CDS encoding dual specificity protein phosphatase, which yields MKDISRITDQLYIGAWNSGIDETEIDRLGVDLIISTIFYLPRHLANHSIEVVWLPSFDHKFLPIPMKMLKRGAGIAKEFLDEGKNVLVYCKEGRHRSVAMTAAILINQGFSAKEAVELIKRQRMIADPDVEYIRRRINRYEQLNSKP from the coding sequence ATGAAAGATATCTCTAGGATCACAGACCAGCTTTATATTGGTGCTTGGAATTCAGGCATAGATGAAACGGAAATCGACAGGCTTGGCGTAGATCTGATTATTTCTACTATTTTCTACCTTCCCCGTCATCTAGCAAACCACAGCATTGAGGTTGTCTGGCTTCCTTCATTTGACCACAAGTTCTTGCCAATACCGATGAAGATGCTAAAACGAGGCGCCGGTATTGCGAAAGAGTTCTTGGATGAAGGAAAAAATGTACTTGTGTATTGCAAGGAAGGACGCCATAGAAGCGTAGCTATGACAGCAGCGATACTTATAAACCAAGGATTTAGCGCAAAAGAGGCGGTTGAGCTAATAAAACGACAGCGCATGATAGCTGATCCTGACGTAGAATATATCCGCAGGAGAATTAATCGTTATGAGCAGTTAAATTCTAAACCGTAG
- a CDS encoding YegS/Rv2252/BmrU family lipid kinase — MSKRIELIVNPISGKPEPILYYINKALNEDGTEWNLHITKKSGDVESFVKKLLPTKPDAIAVYGGDGTVMSAAQYLIDSPIPLAIIPGGSANLLSKDLMIPQDSQAALALLSRPKSEWRYTKVDMGRLGDGSKFILRVGMGFAADKVKMASREMKERFGMLAYSVAGVQAFKAGKEIEYNVEVDGEKFVEKGYSCSILNSGNMGIGQLNLSNMISPSDGYLDLVIFKTRNFAKLLEQRFVSKKDLDDFSDTVTHRRGKKIRLTVEHQSDIQVDGELISGNEIVAEVMPQVVKILVP, encoded by the coding sequence ATGAGCAAAAGAATAGAGCTGATCGTAAATCCGATATCCGGCAAGCCTGAGCCGATTTTGTACTATATCAACAAGGCACTGAACGAAGACGGGACAGAGTGGAATTTGCATATCACGAAGAAGAGCGGAGATGTTGAGAGCTTTGTAAAGAAGTTGTTGCCAACAAAGCCCGACGCAATAGCTGTATATGGTGGCGATGGTACAGTCATGTCAGCAGCACAATACCTTATCGACTCCCCTATCCCGCTAGCGATTATCCCAGGCGGCTCGGCAAACTTACTCTCAAAAGATCTTATGATACCTCAAGATAGTCAAGCAGCTTTAGCACTACTGTCGAGGCCAAAAAGCGAGTGGAGATACACGAAGGTCGACATGGGCAGGCTTGGAGATGGCAGCAAGTTTATCTTGCGAGTAGGAATGGGATTTGCCGCAGATAAGGTGAAAATGGCTAGCCGCGAGATGAAGGAGCGCTTCGGAATGCTGGCCTACTCGGTAGCCGGGGTGCAGGCATTCAAGGCTGGCAAAGAGATAGAGTACAATGTCGAGGTTGATGGAGAAAAGTTTGTTGAGAAAGGATACTCATGCTCTATACTTAACTCGGGCAATATGGGGATTGGGCAACTAAATCTTTCCAATATGATTAGCCCGAGTGATGGCTATCTCGATCTTGTAATTTTTAAGACACGAAACTTCGCGAAGCTGTTGGAGCAGCGCTTCGTGAGCAAGAAGGATCTCGATGACTTTAGCGACACCGTGACACATAGAAGAGGAAAGAAGATAAGGTTGACTGTAGAGCACCAAAGCGATATCCAGGTAGACGGAGAATTAATTAGCGGCAATGAGATTGTAGCGGAAGTTATGCCGCAGGTAGTAAAGATCTTGGTTCCATAG
- the sufC gene encoding Fe-S cluster assembly ATPase SufC, giving the protein MFVVKNLTVALDENEKKVLESVNISINPGEIHLVMGPNGAGKSTLAKALIGWDGLNCTGVIKLDSTDISDMEIDTRAREGLFYAAQNPVEVPGVHLVEFLRNAYNSRKYENEKIDPWSFTEMFEAVADELGFDPDFSERNLNEGFSGGEKKKCEILQMILLRPRYAVLDEIDSGLDIDSLKRIFSSINKFVKDNGVGIIVISHNPKILDYIQPDKVHLLKGGTIVESGDGTLAEKIISKGYAEESKEKTE; this is encoded by the coding sequence ATGTTTGTTGTTAAAAATCTAACAGTTGCGCTCGACGAGAACGAGAAAAAGGTACTTGAATCAGTTAATATTTCAATAAACCCAGGCGAGATTCATCTGGTAATGGGTCCAAATGGCGCAGGAAAAAGCACATTGGCGAAGGCTCTAATCGGGTGGGACGGTCTTAACTGTACTGGAGTGATCAAGCTGGATTCAACCGATATTTCTGATATGGAGATAGACACTCGAGCGCGGGAAGGGCTTTTCTATGCAGCACAGAACCCTGTTGAGGTTCCCGGAGTTCACCTGGTTGAATTTCTCAGAAATGCCTACAATTCAAGAAAATATGAGAATGAGAAAATTGACCCATGGAGCTTTACTGAGATGTTTGAGGCGGTTGCGGATGAGCTGGGATTTGACCCTGACTTTTCAGAGCGAAACCTAAATGAAGGTTTCTCGGGCGGCGAGAAAAAAAAGTGCGAAATTTTGCAGATGATACTTTTGCGCCCAAGGTATGCAGTGCTTGATGAGATCGACTCTGGGTTGGATATTGATTCGCTAAAGAGAATATTTAGCTCCATCAACAAATTTGTGAAGGATAATGGCGTCGGGATCATCGTAATCTCGCACAATCCAAAAATTTTAGACTATATTCAGCCGGACAAAGTGCATCTCTTAAAGGGTGGAACAATTGTTGAAAGCGGAGACGGTACATTAGCTGAAAAAATCATCTCAAAAGGATATGCCGAAGAAAGCAAAGAGAAAACAGAATAA
- a CDS encoding sigma-70 family RNA polymerase sigma factor has protein sequence MTKEREIELILKSKENIEYFREVYEFYLPKIFGYCINRLPNRNIAEDITSKVFHDAVKQIDNYHPRDGIRFGAWLYRIAHNKIVDHIRKESKRNHTELNELIGSEEPNHEREVVVSEAQIRVANVMAKLAPRYQQVLSLRFYSELDISEIAEVMKLKENNVSVLLHRASKAFKQQFEKEYSESEISELL, from the coding sequence ATGACGAAAGAGCGTGAGATTGAATTAATACTTAAATCAAAAGAAAATATAGAGTACTTCCGTGAGGTATATGAATTCTACTTGCCTAAAATATTTGGCTATTGTATCAACCGACTTCCGAATAGAAACATTGCAGAAGATATCACCAGCAAGGTGTTCCATGATGCTGTTAAGCAGATAGATAATTACCATCCAAGAGATGGCATCCGTTTTGGGGCATGGTTGTATAGGATTGCGCACAATAAGATTGTTGACCATATCCGCAAAGAGTCGAAGCGGAATCATACTGAGCTTAATGAGCTAATTGGTTCAGAAGAGCCGAACCATGAGAGAGAGGTAGTAGTATCTGAAGCTCAGATACGTGTTGCGAATGTTATGGCTAAGCTTGCTCCTCGCTATCAGCAAGTCTTGTCCTTACGATTTTACTCGGAACTAGATATTTCAGAGATAGCGGAAGTTATGAAACTCAAAGAGAATAATGTCTCAGTGCTACTTCATAGGGCGTCAAAGGCCTTTAAGCAGCAATTTGAGAAGGAATACTCAGAGAGTGAAATATCTGAATTATTATAA
- the lysS gene encoding lysine--tRNA ligase, whose amino-acid sequence MNETKFGSDLIGQRAQRIAKVKELTQLGINPYPGKGERTKYASEIIVQYAQLEGKKVVVNGRVMTWRQHGDIQFIDLQDQTGRIQLYIRNEELGATNTAEGILGLDKLHLLDIGDHIEARGTVTKTKTGQESVLVTSIKLLSKSIRPLPNKWQGVTDKETRYRRRYLDMTMNPEVREMFVRRGVFWNAVRDFMESTGFTEVNIPVLEHTTGGADARPFETYYDALAENFYLRISHELPLKRLLGGGFEKVYDLGPRFRNEGFSEEHLPEHVAMEWYWAYADSRDGMKLTEEMFKYVLEKVYGTLQFEIRGNAVDLSGQWEEIDFSTVVWDKFGVSVFDDTVEKLVDVYVKNGGEADLNMNRSRVADGLWKLIRKDIVGPVFLTGVPKFLSPLSKANVDDPRKADRFHPIILGSEMANAFSELNDPQEQLDRFLEQQDMRDSGDEEAHMLDIDFVEMLEYGMPPAVGFGMSERVFWAFEAVTAREGVPFPPMKRFFDNFSKEIYGDRVDFSKLTSHKKPAYAASSTPASNSKFVIVLNKDVEGWRLTNTVGHLTAYLGGKVGEAVVGRESFTLADGDKISANSQFPVITLAANPGQMVNFARKVQETGLPYLIYVDEMIQFNLDDPLQEDLKDKKLDDLLIWGIGVFGAADIIDPLTKKFSMWG is encoded by the coding sequence ATGAACGAAACAAAATTTGGAAGCGACCTTATAGGTCAAAGAGCTCAAAGAATAGCAAAGGTTAAGGAGCTGACGCAGCTGGGCATCAACCCCTACCCTGGGAAGGGAGAGCGTACAAAATACGCAAGTGAGATTATTGTGCAGTATGCACAGCTAGAAGGCAAAAAGGTTGTGGTAAATGGTCGTGTAATGACATGGAGGCAGCATGGGGATATCCAATTTATTGATCTACAAGATCAAACAGGGCGTATACAGCTTTACATTCGTAATGAGGAGCTAGGCGCAACCAATACGGCTGAGGGAATACTTGGCTTAGATAAGCTTCATCTACTTGATATCGGTGACCATATCGAGGCACGTGGTACCGTAACTAAGACCAAAACTGGTCAGGAATCAGTACTTGTAACCAGTATCAAGCTTCTATCAAAGAGCATACGACCGCTTCCAAATAAGTGGCAAGGAGTTACCGACAAAGAGACTAGGTATCGAAGAAGATATCTTGATATGACGATGAATCCAGAGGTTCGCGAGATGTTTGTACGAAGAGGTGTATTCTGGAACGCTGTGCGAGACTTTATGGAGTCTACAGGCTTCACGGAGGTTAATATTCCAGTGCTGGAGCATACCACAGGAGGTGCAGATGCAAGGCCATTTGAGACATATTACGATGCGCTTGCCGAGAATTTCTACCTCAGGATATCCCACGAGCTCCCGCTTAAGCGGCTTCTAGGTGGCGGGTTTGAAAAAGTGTATGACCTCGGACCAAGATTTAGAAATGAAGGTTTTAGCGAAGAGCACCTGCCGGAGCATGTAGCCATGGAGTGGTACTGGGCTTATGCTGACTCACGCGATGGGATGAAGCTTACAGAAGAGATGTTCAAATATGTACTTGAAAAAGTTTATGGCACATTGCAGTTTGAGATCCGTGGTAACGCAGTCGATCTTAGCGGTCAATGGGAAGAGATAGACTTCTCGACAGTTGTTTGGGATAAGTTTGGTGTCAGCGTATTTGATGACACAGTTGAAAAGCTTGTAGATGTATACGTGAAAAATGGAGGTGAGGCAGATCTCAACATGAATCGAAGCAGGGTGGCAGACGGGTTGTGGAAGCTGATTCGGAAAGATATTGTCGGGCCGGTCTTTTTGACTGGAGTTCCGAAATTCCTATCTCCGCTATCAAAAGCCAATGTGGATGATCCACGCAAGGCTGACAGATTCCATCCTATAATCCTTGGCAGTGAGATGGCGAATGCATTTTCTGAGCTAAATGACCCGCAAGAGCAGCTTGATAGGTTCCTTGAGCAGCAAGATATGAGAGATTCTGGCGACGAAGAGGCACATATGCTTGATATAGATTTCGTAGAGATGCTCGAATATGGTATGCCGCCTGCAGTAGGGTTTGGGATGTCTGAGCGTGTATTCTGGGCATTTGAGGCTGTTACAGCCCGTGAAGGAGTGCCATTCCCGCCGATGAAGAGATTCTTTGACAATTTCTCGAAAGAGATTTATGGCGATCGAGTAGACTTTAGTAAGCTTACTTCACATAAGAAGCCTGCATATGCAGCATCAAGCACGCCTGCATCGAACTCTAAATTTGTCATCGTGCTCAACAAAGATGTTGAAGGCTGGAGGCTTACAAATACTGTAGGACATCTGACAGCCTATCTTGGCGGCAAAGTTGGCGAGGCAGTGGTAGGTCGGGAGAGCTTCACGCTGGCAGATGGAGATAAAATATCTGCAAATTCACAGTTTCCTGTGATTACACTCGCAGCAAATCCAGGCCAGATGGTTAATTTCGCTCGGAAAGTACAAGAAACTGGATTACCATACCTTATATATGTTGACGAGATGATTCAGTTTAACCTAGATGATCCTCTCCAAGAGGATCTCAAGGATAAAAAGCTGGATGATCTACTGATTTGGGGTATTGGTGTCTTTGGGGCAGCAGATATAATCGACCCGCTTACAAAGAAATTCAGTATGTGGGGCTAA
- a CDS encoding lysylphosphatidylglycerol synthase transmembrane domain-containing protein, whose translation MQNHKRLLKLVQNILVVALFVGSIYLIAINLNLQTLIEKSGEIKFWPTLAVILLSILGSVVRGLRLRDLTLIQLPLGSMTNISIVHSYLATMLPFRLGELALPALLKKFANYSLSKAFGKLVFIRIIDTGVILIVGVLLTLVISGLGYMKVASMVTFLGILFFLAILKSDFALNIMRKIPGIRKGSGILEAVNEVTHKQYFQTLITTAAGWVITYAATYYAFQAVGLDISLTVLLVAATVLTLSAVIPIQTPGMVGTYEAIMLFVFSLFAIKGEGILEAIVLSHILSISINTVIAAVSGGILFVQGKKLDRTAVSPITLEGLQE comes from the coding sequence ATGCAAAACCATAAGCGTTTATTGAAACTTGTTCAAAATATTCTAGTGGTAGCTCTCTTTGTCGGATCGATTTATCTTATAGCTATCAACCTAAATCTGCAGACGCTCATAGAGAAATCAGGTGAGATAAAGTTTTGGCCTACACTAGCGGTAATTTTGCTCTCAATCTTAGGGTCAGTTGTTAGAGGCTTAAGGCTGAGAGACCTTACCCTTATCCAGCTTCCACTAGGTAGCATGACTAATATCTCAATTGTTCATTCATATCTTGCCACAATGCTTCCGTTTAGACTTGGTGAGCTAGCTTTGCCTGCTCTGCTCAAGAAATTTGCAAATTACAGCCTTAGCAAGGCTTTTGGAAAGCTCGTATTCATAAGGATAATAGACACAGGTGTAATACTGATTGTTGGCGTTCTGCTTACCTTAGTGATATCTGGGCTTGGGTATATGAAAGTGGCATCAATGGTTACTTTTCTAGGGATTTTATTCTTTCTAGCAATTCTCAAGAGTGATTTTGCACTTAATATTATGCGGAAAATTCCAGGAATACGTAAAGGGAGCGGCATACTTGAGGCTGTAAACGAGGTCACTCACAAGCAGTACTTCCAAACATTGATAACAACAGCGGCTGGGTGGGTAATCACGTATGCGGCTACATATTATGCTTTTCAGGCAGTTGGGCTTGATATATCACTTACCGTGCTTTTGGTTGCGGCAACGGTACTTACTCTTTCAGCAGTTATCCCGATCCAGACCCCGGGAATGGTAGGAACATACGAGGCGATTATGCTATTTGTATTCTCTCTCTTTGCAATCAAAGGTGAAGGGATACTTGAAGCCATCGTGCTATCGCACATACTATCTATATCGATAAACACAGTCATAGCTGCGGTTTCTGGAGGGATACTCTTCGTCCAAGGGAAGAAGCTGGATAGAACGGCCGTTAGCCCAATAACACTCGAAGGTCTACAAGAATAG
- a CDS encoding AAA family ATPase produces the protein MQEESTTQLAEVLYLISKLEQATLPQGLREQIEMKLKRLRRMARQGQSAGEYEAIAKYIDWCMSVPWGRYVQDNLDLVKAKQVIDSMHYGSENVKEVVLEYLAVLNRKNAAADREYSAPVLAFVGVQGAGKTSLAKAIAAALGRPFYRISLGGLGSPTELRGSPAADLTGTPGQIVRSMVKSGCMNPVILLDEFDKVSGSESSRQDFMAIMLEIMDPQQNKSFRDIYIDYPVDLSKILFIATANRFKTISRELLDRIEFIEFPDYTVDEKVVIAQKYLFPKVLEYAELKPEELQISQTAWPKLISTFGTDQGVRRIEQSMKKLARYVTKQIVLGKTTSVTIDESNVDQYARLVLPSVEEVRNKDFTAAPTTAPDATSNSVPDAAQTDAMPIQAAPMA, from the coding sequence ATGCAAGAAGAGTCGACAACACAATTGGCCGAAGTGCTTTACCTAATAAGTAAGCTAGAGCAAGCCACACTTCCTCAAGGACTTAGAGAACAGATTGAGATGAAGCTGAAACGCCTCAGACGAATGGCTAGGCAGGGTCAGTCAGCTGGAGAGTATGAAGCTATCGCCAAATATATTGACTGGTGCATGAGCGTGCCTTGGGGCAGATATGTTCAAGACAATCTTGACCTCGTAAAGGCCAAGCAGGTAATTGATAGCATGCATTACGGTAGCGAGAACGTTAAAGAGGTAGTGCTTGAGTATCTTGCGGTATTGAATCGCAAAAATGCTGCAGCAGACAGAGAGTATTCAGCGCCAGTTCTAGCATTTGTTGGAGTGCAGGGTGCGGGCAAGACAAGCCTCGCCAAAGCTATAGCTGCTGCTCTAGGACGACCATTTTACAGGATTTCACTTGGTGGATTGGGCTCTCCAACTGAATTACGCGGCTCGCCTGCTGCTGACCTGACAGGGACTCCTGGCCAAATTGTGCGCTCAATGGTGAAGTCGGGCTGCATGAATCCAGTGATCCTCCTTGATGAGTTCGATAAGGTAAGCGGAAGCGAGAGCAGTAGACAAGACTTTATGGCGATAATGCTCGAGATAATGGATCCGCAACAAAACAAGTCTTTTCGAGATATTTATATTGATTATCCAGTAGACCTTTCAAAGATACTGTTTATAGCGACTGCAAACCGTTTTAAGACTATCTCTCGCGAATTGCTAGATAGGATAGAGTTTATAGAGTTTCCAGACTATACAGTCGATGAGAAAGTCGTCATCGCTCAGAAATATTTATTCCCTAAGGTCTTGGAGTATGCAGAGCTAAAGCCCGAGGAGCTACAGATCTCACAAACCGCTTGGCCAAAGCTTATCAGCACATTTGGTACCGACCAAGGTGTGAGACGAATTGAACAGAGCATGAAAAAATTGGCGCGTTATGTAACAAAGCAGATCGTGTTGGGCAAGACTACATCTGTTACAATCGATGAAAGCAACGTTGATCAGTATGCACGGCTGGTATTGCCGAGTGTCGAAGAGGTCCGCAACAAAGACTTCACAGCTGCACCAACTACAGCCCCAGATGCAACCTCAAACTCTGTACCGGACGCCGCTCAAACAGATGCAATGCCAATCCAAGCTGCACCGATGGCTTAG
- a CDS encoding FecR domain-containing protein, with amino-acid sequence MKNRNSKTKFSVESFILQARISPSKYDQITDQKFSDMLWAKISQKAAKLLDGISVMSSFLPSIYPANSRLFYSGIVIAVALVGLTIFAVSKPGMIMTQSVKKQSYTGTISYLYGQTGTEADSKLLYSISDGATIKDGDSIQTEANSRASILFESGDIVRLDNNTSLKINKANSDTISLDLSHGQLYVRAADDRTYIEVNTEYGKYKSEKAVYTVVSNENEDGVLVLKDEVEAETKANKVKVEEVDEGYTYFIMNSPSSRYSLGLGILEQSFITGSDFISWNASQDSKVLGGSTKISEIAYLESPQIAMKTPYNSTVEGGTAVIEGQTSPKSTVVINGEESKVQQNGEFEKKVQVENGSNVIEIVATDSEGNSAIETVEVVSVVPQVPAIKTNAWAEGEGMRVAWSIIEGSGDGFDFWKLLYSRGSNLVLGSAITRDVQKTKGEYFIPIADGQTYNVRLCAYIKAENRCFAYSNIVSVASPTPMFTSSPFSVEVEANKVLWEYDGVTEEGFLVAWSTEEISDKLPRSQFRVKHVKSKSEGKARLEAFQGDGSYNVSICVKDGKTCSGVPEKIDVVLRDY; translated from the coding sequence ATGAAAAATCGCAACAGCAAAACGAAATTTTCAGTAGAGAGCTTTATCCTTCAGGCCAGAATTAGCCCCTCAAAATATGACCAGATAACCGATCAGAAATTCTCAGACATGCTTTGGGCGAAGATTTCCCAAAAAGCAGCGAAGCTTCTAGATGGCATTTCAGTAATGTCATCCTTTCTTCCTTCGATATACCCGGCTAACAGCCGGTTATTCTATTCTGGTATTGTTATTGCAGTAGCGCTGGTAGGATTGACAATATTTGCTGTAAGCAAGCCAGGAATGATTATGACACAAAGCGTGAAGAAACAGTCATACACAGGCACGATCTCATACTTATATGGTCAAACTGGGACAGAAGCTGACAGTAAACTGCTCTATTCTATCTCTGATGGAGCAACAATAAAGGATGGCGACTCAATTCAGACCGAAGCAAATAGCAGAGCTTCGATACTATTTGAAAGTGGAGACATTGTGCGGCTCGACAACAATACTTCGTTAAAAATTAACAAGGCAAATAGCGATACAATAAGTCTAGACCTTTCGCACGGTCAGCTATATGTAAGGGCAGCGGATGACAGAACATATATTGAAGTAAATACTGAGTATGGCAAGTATAAGAGTGAAAAGGCAGTTTATACAGTGGTGTCTAATGAGAATGAAGACGGAGTATTAGTGCTTAAGGACGAAGTAGAGGCAGAAACAAAGGCGAATAAAGTAAAAGTTGAAGAAGTAGATGAGGGTTACACATATTTCATTATGAATAGTCCAAGCTCAAGATATTCTCTTGGACTTGGTATCCTTGAACAGTCTTTCATAACTGGGTCTGACTTTATTTCATGGAATGCCTCACAAGATAGCAAAGTCTTGGGTGGAAGCACAAAGATTAGTGAGATCGCTTATCTAGAGAGCCCTCAGATCGCCATGAAGACACCTTATAACAGCACTGTTGAAGGCGGTACAGCTGTAATTGAAGGACAAACCTCACCAAAAAGCACTGTAGTTATTAATGGAGAAGAGAGCAAGGTGCAGCAGAATGGAGAATTCGAGAAGAAGGTGCAGGTCGAGAATGGTAGTAATGTGATCGAAATTGTAGCAACAGACAGCGAAGGCAATAGCGCTATCGAGACAGTTGAGGTAGTTAGTGTTGTGCCACAGGTGCCAGCGATTAAGACTAATGCATGGGCCGAGGGTGAAGGTATGAGAGTTGCCTGGAGCATTATAGAAGGTAGCGGAGATGGTTTTGATTTCTGGAAGCTACTTTATTCTAGAGGCTCGAATCTAGTTTTGGGTAGTGCAATTACCAGAGATGTACAGAAGACTAAAGGTGAGTATTTCATACCAATTGCAGACGGGCAGACATACAATGTAAGACTTTGCGCCTATATTAAGGCTGAAAATAGATGCTTTGCATACAGCAATATTGTGTCTGTGGCATCTCCGACCCCAATGTTTACTTCGTCACCATTTAGTGTCGAGGTCGAGGCAAACAAAGTACTTTGGGAGTATGACGGTGTTACAGAAGAAGGCTTCTTAGTCGCCTGGAGCACAGAAGAGATATCTGATAAGCTTCCTCGATCACAGTTTAGAGTAAAGCATGTAAAGTCTAAATCAGAAGGTAAGGCCAGGCTTGAGGCTTTCCAAGGAGATGGTAGCTACAATGTGAGCATATGTGTAAAGGATGGGAAAACTTGTAGTGGTGTCCCTGAGAAGATTGATGTGGTACTTCGTGATTATTGA
- the sufB gene encoding Fe-S cluster assembly protein SufB yields the protein MPKKAKRKQNKGFEFPKGLSEDVIRKISQIKEEPDWMLEMRLEAYKVFLEKPMPTWGPDLSDIDFNDIKYYATAGDRTHTWDEVPGDIRQTFDDLGIPEHEKKFLAGVSTQYESEIIYHNLQERYQDSGLVFESIDEGLHKYPTLYKEYFGKLIPHDDNKFAALNSAVWSGGSFIYVPKGVKIAIPVETYFRINTENMGQFERTLIIADEDSEVHYIEGCTAPQYSTNSLHAAVVELFAAKNAHIKYTTIQNWSKNVYNLVTKRGKAQEGARIEWLDVNIGSKVTMKYPSVILEGDNSRGEVLSMALADSGQDLDTGAKMIHLGKNTSSIIDSRTVSVGSGKATYRGISRITSRAASARAVVNCDGLLIDEESKSYAYPHNIVSNDSSTLEHEASVSKVNQEQVNYLMSRGIPAEEAQQLIVTGYVDPVIDELPLEYSVELERLLQIILNREGKGHQKTAAN from the coding sequence ATGCCGAAGAAAGCAAAGAGAAAACAGAATAAAGGGTTTGAGTTTCCAAAAGGCCTAAGTGAGGATGTAATTCGCAAGATCTCGCAGATCAAAGAAGAGCCCGATTGGATGCTTGAAATGCGTCTGGAAGCGTATAAGGTATTTCTGGAAAAGCCGATGCCTACTTGGGGGCCAGATCTTAGCGATATTGATTTTAATGATATCAAGTATTATGCAACAGCTGGCGATCGCACCCACACATGGGATGAGGTTCCGGGGGATATTCGCCAGACATTTGATGATTTAGGAATACCCGAGCACGAGAAGAAGTTTCTAGCAGGTGTCTCTACACAGTATGAGTCCGAGATAATCTACCACAATCTTCAGGAGCGGTATCAGGATAGCGGATTGGTCTTTGAAAGTATCGATGAAGGGCTCCATAAGTATCCGACGCTATATAAAGAGTATTTTGGCAAGCTGATCCCACACGATGACAATAAGTTTGCAGCACTTAATAGTGCAGTATGGAGCGGGGGGAGCTTCATATATGTGCCCAAAGGTGTGAAAATAGCTATCCCAGTGGAGACATATTTTAGAATTAACACAGAAAATATGGGGCAATTCGAGCGTACCCTCATAATCGCCGATGAAGACTCAGAGGTACACTATATCGAGGGATGCACAGCGCCACAATACAGCACCAACTCGCTGCACGCAGCTGTAGTGGAGCTTTTCGCAGCCAAAAATGCCCATATCAAGTACACTACGATCCAGAACTGGTCGAAGAATGTCTACAACTTGGTCACCAAGCGTGGCAAGGCTCAAGAAGGCGCTAGAATTGAATGGCTTGATGTGAATATCGGCTCGAAGGTAACCATGAAGTATCCATCGGTAATCTTGGAGGGTGACAACTCGCGTGGAGAAGTACTATCTATGGCGCTCGCTGACAGTGGTCAGGATCTTGATACAGGAGCCAAAATGATCCACCTTGGTAAAAACACCTCCAGCATAATTGATTCACGCACGGTAAGCGTGGGTAGCGGAAAAGCCACATATAGAGGAATCTCGAGAATTACTTCAAGAGCAGCAAGTGCACGTGCGGTGGTTAATTGCGATGGGCTTCTGATAGACGAAGAGTCGAAATCTTATGCATACCCCCACAATATAGTTTCAAATGATAGCTCTACGCTTGAGCATGAAGCAAGCGTATCTAAGGTGAATCAAGAGCAGGTAAATTATCTAATGTCGCGAGGAATACCGGCCGAAGAGGCACAGCAGCTGATAGTCACAGGATATGTAGACCCTGTAATCGATGAGTTGCCGCTAGAATACTCGGTAGAGCTAGAACGATTACTTCAAATTATTCTTAACCGTGAAGGAAAAGGACACCAAAAAACAGCAGCAAATTGA